TTATCGTCCGTAGATATAAAAACTGATTGCCGCCTCCGCCTTTTATACGCGGAGATTAAGGCCCTAGCCTCCTCTGGAGAGGAGGCCTTAGCCAATATCCTCCCGGATGTTATGAGCTCCCTCACGCCGCAGTAAGGGCAGATCTTGGATTTAGCTCCCTCAAAGGCCAAAGAGGGCCTTTTACATTTCCGACATAAAATGATCAGCAACCCCTTCAATCAAACCGCCATTCAAGAATCTTCTCCAGATCTCCATTCGCTTCAAGCGTAGCGATCCAATCCACAACCCTTACTGCCGGCTTAACTTCACGGCTTAACACCGATAGGGCTAACTTCACGCATTCATCAACCCCAGCCTGGGAAGCGTTTATTTCGCACACCTTCTCTTCACCAAACCTTTCCAAACTTTCCACCAGACAAACATCCAACATCTCGGCCAACAGGTTCTCCCTTAACTTTTCCCGCGAATAACCCCTCCGCTCCAGCCTCTTCAAGAGTATGCGGGGATCACATCTGAGGACGAACACGATTCTCACCCTGCTGGGGGAGGCGATTAAATGCGATAAATGCCCGTCCAGGATTATGGGCTCCTCACATGACTTTAACCAAAACCTTTGAACCCTTCTTCGAAGCGCTGGAAGATCCACCGTAACCGATCCGTCCTCAGCCCCCTCTGGTAAAACTATGCGCTCATTTCTAACCAGATCGTTCAAGTCCACGTATTTCGCGTGTAATCTACACGCTAGTCCCTGGGAAAAGACTGTTTTACCCACCCCCGGCGTGCCTGTAACCAAGATGAAGCCCAAGAATCAACCGCTCGTCATCTACTTGAATTTAAAGTTGGTGCTCCGGGCGGGAGTTTCAGTTGAAATCCAACTTTTGAACCCGCGTCGACGGGTATCTCCCCCATGTCGAGAGCCCGTTATACTTAACCGGATTGCATAGGCCTGTTAAGCCTTCTATACGACCGGAGCGCCTGAAACGAAGTTTTCAACAAAACTATTTAACGTTATCTTTTTGAAGAAAATGGGATCACACCCATTTGGATTAGAAGTTCAACCTCGCCGTCTCAAGCTTTACGGTTTTGATTCGAAAGGACAATGATAAATGTTTTTTCCAAGTCCTTATACTGGAAAGTCTACGTAAAAGATGCGTAACCCCATGGAGGATAACGCAACAAACATAACTTTAAGCCGTCTGTTTGATAACCATAAACAATATAAATGTAACGCTAAAACTATAATTTGTGATCGATTTGGCAGTGGATTATGACAGATTGAGAAAGGAGAGAGTTAACAAGGCTAGGGAAGTTGTAAAGGAACTAGACGTCAAAGCCCTTGTCGCCACAACCATCGAAAACGTGAGGTACATCACTGACAGAAGGGCCTTCTTTGTGCTGGGATGGATGCCTAACTCCATCGCCGTTCTTCCAAGGGATGGAGACCCAAAGTTCATCCACGCCGACGACTTCGTGGCCCCCGGCCCACTCTGGGAAAGAGACGGCCAAGCCATAAGAGACCGATACTGGATAGACCATTACACAGTTTGGCCCGCCGCTATCGCTAAAGACATCTGGGCAACGTGGTTAAAGAAGTGTCTAGAGGAGATCGGCGTTAAGAAGGGTAGGGTCGGGTTAGATCAAGCACCCTGGCAGTGGCA
Above is a window of Candidatus Bathyarchaeia archaeon DNA encoding:
- a CDS encoding DUF1922 domain-containing protein, whose amino-acid sequence is MKGLLIILCRKCKRPSLAFEGAKSKICPYCGVRELITSGRILAKASSPEEARALISAYKRRRRQSVFISTDDKLNGS
- a CDS encoding adenylate kinase family protein, which gives rise to MGFILVTGTPGVGKTVFSQGLACRLHAKYVDLNDLVRNERIVLPEGAEDGSVTVDLPALRRRVQRFWLKSCEEPIILDGHLSHLIASPSRVRIVFVLRCDPRILLKRLERRGYSREKLRENLLAEMLDVCLVESLERFGEEKVCEINASQAGVDECVKLALSVLSREVKPAVRVVDWIATLEANGDLEKILEWRFD